A genomic stretch from Streptomyces venezuelae ATCC 10712 includes:
- a CDS encoding amidohydrolase family protein, which yields MTGRPVLVDAHHHLWDLSVRDQDWITGAALAPLRRTFTERDLKAETEASGVTATVLVQTVTVPDETPEMLAVARDSDLVAGVVGWTDLTAPDVADALAALRARPGGEHLVGIRHQVQSEPDPDWLLRPDVRRGLRAVADVGIVYDLVILPHQLPAATTAARELPELAFVLDHGAKPPVASGALEPWATRLRAFAALPNTTGKLSGLHTEADWRSWTVRDLRPYADTLLDAFGPRRLMYGSDWPVCTLAASYGRTLATARKLLAALSDTERTAVLGGTAAETYRLGEVIARRADRPTVT from the coding sequence GTGACGGGGCGGCCCGTGCTCGTCGACGCGCACCACCACCTCTGGGACCTCTCCGTCCGCGACCAGGACTGGATCACCGGTGCCGCGCTCGCCCCGTTGCGCCGCACCTTCACCGAGCGCGACCTCAAGGCGGAGACCGAAGCCTCGGGCGTGACGGCCACCGTGCTCGTCCAGACCGTGACCGTGCCCGACGAGACGCCCGAGATGCTCGCCGTGGCCCGCGACAGCGACCTCGTCGCCGGGGTCGTCGGCTGGACCGACCTCACGGCCCCCGACGTCGCCGACGCCCTCGCCGCGCTGCGCGCCCGGCCCGGCGGCGAGCACCTCGTCGGCATCCGCCACCAGGTCCAGTCGGAACCGGACCCCGACTGGCTGCTCCGCCCCGACGTCCGCCGGGGCCTCAGGGCGGTGGCGGACGTCGGCATCGTCTACGACCTGGTGATCCTCCCGCACCAGCTGCCCGCCGCGACCACCGCCGCCCGGGAGCTCCCGGAGCTGGCCTTCGTCCTCGACCACGGGGCGAAACCGCCGGTCGCGAGCGGCGCGCTCGAACCCTGGGCCACCCGGCTGCGCGCCTTCGCCGCCCTGCCGAACACCACGGGCAAGCTCTCGGGGCTGCACACCGAGGCCGACTGGCGGAGCTGGACCGTCCGCGACCTGCGGCCGTACGCCGACACGCTGCTCGACGCGTTCGGCCCGCGGCGCCTGATGTACGGCTCCGACTGGCCCGTCTGCACCCTGGCGGCCTCGTACGGACGCACCCTGGCGACCGCCCGGAAGCTCCTCGCGGCACTGAGCGACACCGAGCGGACAGCGGTCCTCGGGGGCACGGCGGCGGAGACGTACCGGCTGGGGGAGGTCATCGCTCGCCGGGCGGACCGACCCACTGTCACGTAG
- a CDS encoding L-rhamnose mutarotase: MRIALHTRVRADRVDAYEQAHREVPAELTRAIRAAGCTSWTIWRSGTELFHLLECEDYASLLAALEKLPVNMAWQARMAELLDVVHDYSDEGADAGLPVVWQL; the protein is encoded by the coding sequence ATGAGAATCGCCCTGCACACCCGCGTGCGTGCCGACCGCGTCGACGCCTACGAACAGGCCCACCGCGAAGTCCCCGCCGAGCTCACCCGGGCCATCCGCGCCGCCGGCTGCACCTCCTGGACGATCTGGCGCAGCGGCACCGAACTCTTCCACCTCCTGGAGTGCGAGGACTACGCGTCCCTCCTGGCCGCACTGGAGAAGCTGCCGGTCAACATGGCATGGCAGGCCCGCATGGCCGAACTCCTCGACGTCGTCCACGACTACTCCGACGAGGGCGCGGACGCCGGCCTCCCCGTGGTGTGGCAGCTGTGA